One genomic segment of Halalkalicoccus tibetensis includes these proteins:
- a CDS encoding GNAT family N-acetyltransferase, whose product MDHRPYDPETDREDLWKLKAAFERGLGTGTGGEAKEARYEAKLTDGYRERYLDWVERCVESDPRCVTLAGDAGYVFVLPEEMAMIWDAAVVNELYVAPAHRGTGLADDLIGAACELARDQDLPLDRLVLDVDPENARARAFYDRHGFEPWGEMIAREL is encoded by the coding sequence ATGGATCACCGACCGTACGACCCCGAAACGGACCGGGAGGACCTCTGGAAGCTCAAGGCGGCCTTCGAACGCGGGCTCGGGACCGGGACCGGCGGCGAGGCCAAGGAGGCCCGCTACGAGGCGAAGCTCACGGACGGCTACCGCGAGCGGTATCTCGATTGGGTCGAACGCTGCGTCGAAAGCGACCCCCGCTGTGTAACCCTCGCTGGCGACGCGGGCTACGTCTTCGTCCTGCCCGAGGAGATGGCGATGATCTGGGACGCCGCGGTGGTAAACGAGCTCTACGTCGCCCCCGCCCACCGCGGCACCGGGCTCGCCGACGACCTGATCGGGGCCGCCTGCGAGCTCGCGCGCGATCAGGACCTTCCCCTCGATCGGCTCGTCCTCGACGTTGACCCCGAGAACGCCCGGGCACGGGCCTTCTACGACCGCCACGGCTTCGAGCCCTGGGGCGAGATGATCGCGCGCGAGCTGTAG
- a CDS encoding zinc ribbon domain-containing protein, with protein MDISSRKRPWLAAALAFPVTGLGHLYLRRWRRAAGWLLLVAAAAVVLAPGVESPSVLVGASFQAVPLFVLVWLSALDAYMVAYRQNLVGDIDSERRCSRCYRTQGMDIGFCEWCGDEVSGADLRDGRR; from the coding sequence ATGGACATCTCATCCCGGAAGCGGCCGTGGCTCGCGGCCGCGCTCGCGTTTCCGGTGACGGGGCTCGGTCACCTCTACCTCCGGCGGTGGCGCCGTGCGGCCGGCTGGCTGCTGCTCGTCGCGGCCGCGGCGGTGGTGCTCGCTCCGGGGGTCGAGAGCCCGTCCGTGCTCGTGGGCGCGTCGTTCCAGGCGGTCCCGCTGTTCGTGCTCGTCTGGTTGAGCGCGCTCGACGCGTACATGGTCGCGTACCGACAGAACCTCGTCGGTGATATCGATAGCGAACGGCGCTGTTCCCGGTGTTATCGAACCCAGGGGATGGACATCGGGTTCTGTGAGTGGTGTGGCGACGAGGTGAGCGGCGCCGACCTCCGCGACGGGCGCAGGTGA
- a CDS encoding DMT family transporter, with amino-acid sequence MSRHRTLVLFLLLSVAWGTAFVAIRAGLEYFPPVLFAALRYDIAAVFMLGYAFYATDYPVPRTRGEWGLVAIGGVFLIAAYHALLFVGQQSITSAMAAVIVSLSPVLTTAFARVWLPSERLAPAGLLGMALGLVGVVILSRPDPGNVLSADVVATGLILVATAAFALGSVLLERSDAELPIETMEGWSMALGALLMHALSLAMPGESVAAIEWSAEAMLALAYLGIVSSALGFLLYFELLGTIGPIEINLVSYVAPVVAAIAGWLLLGEAIEPATVVGFAVIFVGFCLIKRRRLAAELPAIRTAIGDRL; translated from the coding sequence GTGAGCCGGCATCGAACCCTCGTCCTGTTCCTCCTGCTCTCGGTCGCGTGGGGGACTGCCTTCGTCGCCATCCGGGCCGGCCTCGAGTACTTCCCGCCCGTCCTCTTCGCCGCGCTTCGCTACGACATCGCGGCCGTCTTCATGCTCGGGTACGCGTTCTACGCTACCGACTATCCGGTGCCGCGAACCCGCGGGGAGTGGGGGCTCGTGGCGATCGGCGGCGTCTTCCTCATCGCGGCCTACCACGCGCTGTTGTTCGTCGGCCAGCAGAGCATTACCAGCGCGATGGCCGCCGTGATCGTCAGCCTCTCGCCCGTCCTGACGACCGCCTTCGCGCGCGTCTGGCTGCCCAGCGAACGCCTCGCTCCCGCGGGCCTGCTCGGCATGGCGCTCGGGCTCGTCGGCGTCGTGATCCTCTCGCGGCCCGACCCCGGGAACGTCCTCTCGGCGGACGTGGTCGCGACGGGGCTGATACTCGTCGCAACGGCCGCGTTCGCGCTCGGGAGCGTGCTGCTCGAGCGGAGCGACGCCGAACTCCCCATCGAGACCATGGAGGGGTGGTCGATGGCGCTGGGCGCGCTGTTGATGCACGCCCTCTCGCTCGCGATGCCCGGCGAGTCGGTCGCCGCGATCGAGTGGAGCGCCGAGGCGATGCTCGCGCTCGCCTACTTGGGGATCGTTTCGAGCGCCCTCGGGTTCCTGCTCTACTTCGAGCTGCTCGGGACGATCGGCCCAATCGAGATCAACCTCGTCTCGTACGTCGCGCCCGTCGTCGCCGCGATCGCCGGCTGGCTGCTGCTCGGCGAGGCGATCGAGCCCGCGACCGTCGTCGGCTTCGCGGTGATCTTCGTCGGCTTCTGTCTGATCAAGCGCCGCCGGCTCGCGGCCGAACTCCCCGCGATCCGTACCGCGATCGGCGACCGGTTGTGA
- a CDS encoding COX15/CtaA family protein has product MTRSRLRTLLLATAGLTYVLLLIGIYTAASGAGLTCEGRWPLCDGAVFGLFPANWPSFIEWFHRLIAMIAGFVVIGATYGAWRWQDDRRIRLGMTLALALYPLQALLGAGTVLDYSLLYLTAHFLTALVIFGSIVAATLWYLPELATLSRIRYTLLAVVGLFPVLVALSPGTLVAHTAAVQAVYYAIGLAMFALLLAVAVWSGLLESAADRLSRVRLLAGVGAVVLAAQLLLGRYVYTDLIQLLDATAMTAAFLIAAAAAWLTYRIEPPAASPQAQ; this is encoded by the coding sequence ATGACCCGCTCGCGGCTGCGCACCCTCCTGCTTGCGACCGCCGGCCTCACCTACGTCCTGTTGTTGATCGGGATCTACACCGCCGCCTCCGGCGCGGGCCTGACCTGCGAGGGGCGCTGGCCGCTCTGTGACGGCGCCGTCTTCGGGCTGTTTCCCGCGAACTGGCCCAGCTTCATCGAGTGGTTCCACCGGCTGATCGCGATGATCGCCGGCTTCGTCGTGATCGGCGCGACCTACGGCGCCTGGCGCTGGCAGGACGACCGCCGGATCAGACTGGGGATGACGCTCGCGCTCGCGCTCTACCCGCTGCAGGCGCTTCTGGGCGCCGGGACGGTGCTCGACTACTCGCTGCTCTACCTCACGGCGCACTTCCTCACCGCGCTCGTGATCTTCGGCTCGATCGTCGCCGCGACGTTGTGGTACCTGCCCGAACTCGCGACGCTCTCGCGCATCCGGTATACGCTTCTGGCCGTCGTCGGGCTGTTCCCGGTGCTCGTCGCGCTCTCGCCGGGGACGCTGGTCGCCCACACCGCGGCCGTCCAGGCCGTCTACTACGCGATCGGGCTCGCGATGTTCGCGCTATTGCTCGCCGTGGCGGTCTGGTCCGGTCTCCTCGAATCGGCGGCCGATCGCCTCTCGCGGGTGCGCCTGCTCGCCGGCGTCGGGGCGGTGGTCCTGGCGGCCCAGCTCCTGCTCGGGCGCTACGTCTACACCGACCTGATCCAGCTGCTCGACGCGACCGCGATGACCGCGGCGTTCCTGATCGCCGCCGCGGCGGCGTGGCTCACCTACCGGATCGAACCACCCGCGGCCAGCCCGCAGGCTCAGTAG
- a CDS encoding reverse transcriptase-like protein gives MAAYGRQSLRDRFDSAPTPHVAHPPRTHHRDFYVATDGSYHLHDHRAGMGVVIETRDGTRVARFALPTTATDNNVAEYQALHFGLDVLAARTPPSVRVGVLTDHDSLATNVNAAALASDGWRPGEIRTPAASGNHWRGIRARIAGFEELRAAVIDGTENPAHPLANSPEEYAHVNREPDRCVRPETDASPTKRGPGVPPPSRADRHASD, from the coding sequence ATGGCCGCTTATGGCCGTCAGTCCCTCCGGGATCGTTTCGACAGCGCCCCGACCCCCCACGTCGCGCACCCTCCCCGAACCCACCATCGGGACTTCTACGTCGCGACCGACGGGTCGTATCACCTCCACGACCATCGGGCGGGGATGGGCGTCGTCATCGAGACGCGCGACGGCACGCGCGTCGCCCGCTTCGCCCTCCCCACGACGGCGACCGACAACAACGTCGCCGAGTATCAGGCGCTCCACTTCGGGCTCGACGTGCTCGCCGCGCGCACCCCGCCGTCCGTCCGGGTCGGCGTCCTCACCGACCACGACAGCCTAGCGACGAACGTCAACGCCGCCGCCCTCGCGAGCGACGGCTGGCGCCCCGGCGAGATCAGGACCCCCGCCGCGAGCGGGAACCACTGGCGGGGGATCCGCGCGCGCATCGCCGGCTTCGAGGAACTGCGCGCGGCGGTGATCGACGGCACCGAGAACCCCGCCCACCCGCTCGCGAACTCCCCCGAGGAGTACGCCCACGTCAACCGCGAACCCGATCGGTGTGTTCGCCCGGAAACGGACGCGTCCCCAACGAAACGCGGCCCGGGCGTCCCGCCGCCGTCGCGGGCCGACCGCCACGCGAGCGACTAG
- a CDS encoding M14 family zinc carboxypeptidase encodes MSEQRRSPNGEGSRFGDGTVDRREFLALSAAMAGALALPGMATAELEDDRLTDRYAFVINHTDDDYEAATLIRLAEGATDDVSGWAIETTTDPGPAAYARLTTAEVEEVLAVEGVERLEFSPGSNPFWKLDSYPGRVFHPPEESVEYVGYRETVAGLTHLAEEHPDRLAFSPIGETHGHENLLSGEQDPQDVWVAELTNDHGESFADKPKAVFTIGIHGDERAGVEAGVRLIEEVLRGERPEVDDLLEEVALVFVTANPDGWVSRKPEFASRFDDFQRGTPALQRGVDEADVEEPWEGSFHLDSNRQYPSLGWIDPINFPGKPDGAPSETEERVPDATSVVSHLRGYDDIEYVADYHGMQWADHFVLSLIANGDFDLTDQHALDEVNRRIDRGMIDALGSRDDIEDAILASAERQYADQLREPLDLGDDWLPPQLNDEGLFEWGSIHDTLSYQVGGALLCWAGQPEEAGGLGARTIAPEMAWSNSQEPMEKRFVPETVDVQATAYQVSMVEIATILAQGVEATIDAGGTTTAYVTSDAVERSSEELAFTQAETESSKTDVTVEDGESETVTIEVPTGTNSLDVHIRPEFGSVRVTIRDPDGEAVVETDELSGHGDTVGCACMEHDETEQFLCEPAPGEWTIEVEGLDGESAVSLWTLAVSGEAEGVASPDPADVLGYEQREYDVSPLAFFEDHDAYIEDGGFEPVTVEEVCEGVLLEDGKPAYGNVVVIHDDGADRPIYAEALDAYTEAGGDLVLTDDGVRLAGVMDAGIDAEAIGEVTETVSHLASKEDHPLLDGVRGIEAELWKPAPLGYPVTDAGTAPTTVIDADEFEAAGGTVAGWLGEDEEGYPRVAAGSIDGSIHVIGGLLPPANQRYLHPFGLLDYCLSYAGQTVLLNALGYDQHRTVDGEETPESAGDERAALSASE; translated from the coding sequence ATGAGTGAACAACGACGGAGTCCGAACGGAGAGGGGTCGCGGTTCGGCGACGGAACGGTCGATCGACGCGAGTTCCTCGCGCTCTCGGCGGCGATGGCGGGGGCGCTTGCGCTGCCCGGGATGGCAACGGCGGAGCTCGAGGACGACCGGCTGACCGATCGCTACGCGTTCGTCATCAACCACACCGACGACGACTACGAGGCGGCGACGCTGATCCGGCTGGCGGAGGGTGCCACCGACGACGTCTCCGGGTGGGCGATCGAGACGACGACCGACCCGGGGCCGGCGGCGTACGCCCGACTCACGACCGCGGAGGTCGAGGAGGTCCTCGCAGTCGAGGGCGTCGAGCGCCTCGAGTTCTCGCCGGGGTCGAACCCGTTCTGGAAGCTCGACTCGTACCCGGGACGGGTGTTCCACCCGCCCGAAGAGAGCGTCGAGTACGTCGGCTATCGGGAGACGGTCGCCGGTCTGACCCACCTCGCCGAGGAGCACCCCGACCGGCTCGCGTTCTCCCCGATCGGCGAAACCCACGGCCACGAGAACCTGCTGTCGGGCGAGCAGGACCCCCAGGACGTCTGGGTGGCCGAGCTGACGAACGATCACGGCGAGTCGTTCGCGGACAAGCCCAAGGCCGTGTTCACGATCGGGATCCACGGCGACGAGCGCGCGGGCGTCGAGGCGGGCGTCCGGCTGATCGAGGAGGTCCTTCGGGGCGAACGTCCCGAGGTCGACGACCTGTTGGAGGAGGTCGCGCTGGTGTTCGTGACGGCCAACCCCGACGGCTGGGTCTCGCGCAAGCCGGAGTTCGCGAGCCGCTTCGACGACTTCCAGCGGGGGACGCCGGCGCTCCAGCGCGGCGTCGACGAGGCCGACGTCGAGGAGCCCTGGGAGGGCTCGTTCCACCTCGACTCGAACCGCCAGTACCCGAGCCTGGGCTGGATCGATCCGATCAACTTCCCCGGCAAGCCCGACGGCGCGCCGTCCGAGACCGAGGAGCGGGTCCCGGATGCGACGTCGGTCGTCTCGCATCTCAGGGGCTACGACGACATCGAGTACGTCGCCGACTACCACGGGATGCAGTGGGCGGATCACTTCGTCCTCAGCCTGATCGCCAACGGCGACTTCGATCTGACCGACCAGCACGCCCTCGACGAGGTCAACCGTCGGATCGATCGGGGGATGATCGACGCGCTGGGCTCGCGCGACGACATCGAGGACGCGATCCTCGCGTCCGCGGAACGGCAGTACGCGGACCAGTTGCGCGAGCCCCTCGACCTCGGGGACGACTGGCTACCTCCACAGCTGAACGACGAGGGGTTGTTCGAGTGGGGGTCGATCCACGATACGCTCTCGTATCAGGTCGGGGGCGCGCTGCTCTGTTGGGCCGGCCAGCCCGAGGAAGCGGGCGGGCTCGGCGCGCGAACGATCGCCCCCGAGATGGCCTGGTCGAACAGCCAGGAGCCCATGGAGAAACGGTTCGTCCCCGAGACAGTCGACGTCCAGGCCACGGCCTACCAGGTCTCGATGGTCGAGATCGCGACGATCCTCGCCCAGGGGGTCGAGGCGACGATCGATGCCGGCGGGACGACGACCGCCTACGTCACGAGCGACGCGGTCGAGCGCAGCTCCGAGGAGCTCGCGTTCACGCAGGCCGAGACCGAGTCGAGCAAAACCGACGTGACCGTCGAGGACGGGGAGAGCGAGACTGTCACGATCGAGGTCCCGACGGGGACGAACAGCCTCGACGTCCACATCCGCCCGGAGTTCGGTTCCGTTCGCGTGACGATCCGCGATCCCGACGGGGAGGCCGTCGTCGAGACCGACGAGCTGTCGGGCCACGGCGACACCGTCGGCTGTGCCTGCATGGAGCACGACGAGACCGAGCAGTTCCTCTGTGAACCGGCCCCCGGCGAGTGGACGATCGAGGTCGAGGGCCTCGACGGGGAGAGCGCGGTGAGCCTCTGGACGCTCGCCGTCTCGGGGGAGGCAGAGGGGGTCGCGAGCCCGGATCCGGCGGACGTGCTCGGCTACGAGCAGCGCGAGTACGACGTCTCGCCGCTCGCCTTCTTCGAGGACCACGACGCGTACATCGAGGACGGCGGGTTCGAACCAGTCACTGTCGAGGAGGTCTGTGAGGGTGTGCTGCTCGAGGACGGGAAGCCGGCCTACGGGAACGTCGTCGTCATCCACGACGACGGGGCCGACCGCCCGATATACGCCGAGGCACTCGACGCGTACACCGAGGCGGGCGGAGACCTCGTCCTGACCGATGACGGGGTACGACTGGCGGGGGTGATGGACGCCGGAATCGACGCCGAGGCGATCGGCGAGGTCACGGAAACGGTCTCACATCTCGCGTCGAAAGAGGACCACCCACTGCTCGATGGCGTGCGGGGGATCGAGGCGGAGCTCTGGAAGCCCGCGCCGCTCGGCTATCCGGTGACCGACGCGGGGACCGCCCCGACGACCGTGATCGATGCCGACGAGTTCGAGGCCGCCGGCGGGACCGTCGCGGGCTGGCTGGGCGAGGACGAGGAGGGCTACCCCCGCGTGGCCGCCGGTTCGATCGACGGGTCGATCCACGTCATCGGCGGGCTGTTGCCGCCGGCGAACCAGCGGTACCTCCACCCGTTCGGGCTGCTCGACTACTGTCTGTCCTATGCGGGCCAGACGGTCCTGCTGAACGCGCTCGGCTACGATCAGCACAGAACGGTCGACGGCGAGGAAACGCCGGAATCGGCCGGCGACGAGCGGGCCGCCCTGTCGGCAAGCGAATAG
- a CDS encoding amidohydrolase family protein: MILRDARLFDGREELTTDGAIRFDPESGLIEAVGDAEPQGDERTVSLSDHTLLPGLVDAHIHFSLSGQATVEDVVGQSDAELTLTEVKNARTTLESGVTSVRAMGARDLDVVVKRAIDRGDIPGPRTLTNCRSITITGGHGHHLGREVDGPTECRTAVREQVKRGAGFIKFMATGGVTTPGTDPETLAFTHEELEALIDEAHRRGVHAATHAHGAEGIKAAAAAGVDTVEHGTFIDEEAIDLLLTNDVTLVPTLSAPYRIARNTEQATEESSRKTGSVYERHIESFRQAYEAGVNIAGGTDAGTPFNYHGTNSTEISFMVEHGMSPAEAIEAMTASAAEVVGLDVGVLEPGNYADLLVVEGDPLEDVSLLHEPTAVLKGGEVVAGSLP; this comes from the coding sequence ATGATTCTGCGGGACGCGCGCCTGTTCGACGGGCGCGAGGAGCTAACGACGGACGGAGCGATCCGCTTCGACCCCGAGTCGGGGCTGATCGAAGCGGTCGGCGATGCCGAACCACAGGGCGACGAGCGGACGGTATCGCTGTCGGACCACACCCTCCTCCCGGGACTGGTCGATGCCCACATCCACTTCTCGCTGTCTGGCCAGGCGACCGTCGAGGACGTCGTCGGGCAGAGCGACGCCGAACTGACGCTGACCGAGGTCAAAAACGCCAGGACGACCCTCGAATCGGGCGTGACGAGCGTGCGCGCGATGGGTGCGCGCGACCTCGACGTCGTGGTGAAGCGGGCGATCGATCGCGGTGACATACCCGGTCCGCGGACGCTCACGAACTGTCGGTCGATCACGATCACCGGCGGCCACGGCCACCACCTCGGCCGGGAGGTCGACGGACCCACGGAGTGTCGCACGGCCGTTCGCGAACAGGTCAAGCGCGGTGCGGGATTCATCAAGTTCATGGCGACCGGCGGGGTGACGACGCCGGGCACCGACCCCGAGACGCTCGCGTTCACCCACGAGGAGCTGGAAGCACTGATCGACGAGGCCCACCGCCGGGGCGTCCATGCGGCGACCCACGCCCACGGTGCCGAGGGGATCAAGGCCGCCGCCGCGGCGGGCGTCGACACCGTCGAACACGGCACCTTCATCGACGAGGAGGCGATCGACCTGCTGCTCACGAACGACGTGACGCTCGTTCCGACCCTCTCGGCGCCCTACCGGATCGCGCGCAACACAGAACAGGCGACCGAGGAGAGCTCACGCAAGACCGGGAGCGTCTACGAACGGCATATCGAGTCGTTCAGACAGGCCTACGAGGCGGGCGTGAACATCGCGGGCGGCACGGACGCGGGCACCCCCTTCAACTACCACGGAACGAACAGCACGGAGATCTCCTTCATGGTCGAACACGGGATGAGCCCGGCGGAGGCGATCGAGGCGATGACCGCGAGCGCGGCCGAGGTGGTCGGCCTCGACGTCGGCGTCCTCGAACCGGGGAACTACGCCGACCTGCTCGTGGTCGAGGGCGACCCGTTAGAGGACGTCTCGCTGCTCCACGAACCTACGGCGGTCCTCAAGGGCGGCGAGGTCGTCGCCGGCTCGCTTCCCTGA
- a CDS encoding M24 family metallopeptidase, translated as MKRTRLDAYRMRHDLDSIWLARPENFAWLTGGDSVVDRAGELGVAAAGYDGHEVTVITDNIEAPRLAEEELSGERVLTYDWYGSSLADAVASHVDGPAAADFRVPGLRHVDISALRYPLTEGDIDRYRDLGRETAEVLEEVCRGLEPTDTEREVAADLRGKLANRGIDSPVALVGGAKRAREYRHYTPTTRKLGKYALVSVTARRDGLNASCTRTVAFDAPDWLESRHEAATKVETAALAATRRVGRAGGTAREVFGSIQEAYRGVSYPREWKRHHQGGAAGYRGREWIATPWHDGEVTLPMAYAWNPTVQGAKSEDTVLVTEDEPEVLTSTGEWPTGTVSKGGLEVERPAILHIE; from the coding sequence ATGAAACGCACTCGACTGGACGCCTACCGGATGCGCCACGACCTCGACTCGATCTGGCTCGCGCGACCCGAGAACTTCGCGTGGCTCACCGGCGGGGACAGCGTCGTCGACCGCGCGGGGGAGCTCGGCGTCGCCGCCGCGGGCTACGATGGCCACGAGGTGACGGTCATCACCGACAACATCGAGGCCCCGCGGCTCGCGGAGGAGGAGCTCTCGGGCGAGCGGGTGCTCACCTACGACTGGTACGGCAGCTCGCTCGCCGACGCCGTCGCTTCCCACGTCGACGGCCCCGCTGCCGCCGACTTCCGGGTGCCCGGGCTTCGACACGTCGACATCAGCGCGCTCCGCTACCCCCTCACCGAGGGTGACATCGATCGGTATCGCGATCTCGGCCGTGAAACCGCCGAGGTCCTCGAGGAAGTCTGCCGAGGGCTCGAACCGACCGACACGGAACGCGAAGTCGCCGCCGACCTTCGAGGAAAGCTCGCGAATCGGGGGATCGACTCGCCCGTCGCGCTCGTCGGGGGCGCGAAGCGCGCCCGCGAGTACCGCCACTACACGCCGACGACGAGGAAGCTCGGCAAGTACGCGCTGGTCTCGGTCACGGCGCGGCGGGACGGCCTCAACGCGAGCTGTACCCGCACCGTGGCGTTCGACGCGCCCGACTGGCTCGAGTCACGACACGAGGCCGCGACGAAGGTCGAAACGGCGGCGCTGGCCGCGACCCGCCGGGTGGGGCGGGCCGGCGGGACCGCGAGGGAGGTCTTCGGGTCGATCCAGGAGGCCTACCGCGGGGTGAGCTACCCCCGCGAGTGGAAACGCCACCACCAGGGTGGAGCCGCCGGCTACCGGGGCCGGGAATGGATCGCGACGCCGTGGCACGACGGGGAGGTGACGCTGCCGATGGCCTACGCGTGGAACCCCACCGTACAGGGCGCGAAAAGCGAGGACACCGTGCTAGTCACGGAGGACGAGCCGGAGGTCCTGACGAGCACCGGCGAGTGGCCGACGGGGACGGTCTCGAAGGGCGGGCTGGAGGTCGAACGGCCGGCGATCCTCCACATCGAGTAG
- a CDS encoding replication factor C large subunit, whose translation MADWTERYRPSTLAEVRGNDKARDALREWAESWEDHRKAVILHGSPGVGKTSAAHALANDLGWPTIELNASDQRKADIVKRIAGEAARSGTLTEGSAGRRLVILDEADNFHGNVDYGGSRAVTDVIKSANQPVVLIANEFYDMSQGLRNSCETIEFRDVSKRSIVPVLRDICRQEGIEFETEALEAIAENTSGDLRSAVNDLQAIAETEDRLTAEAVVTGERDRTKGIFDFLDEVIKEKGAQEALYASYDVDETPDDLINWIEDNVPKDFEGGELADAYTALARADRWLGRVRATQNYSYWRYAGDNMTAGVAAARREPKGGWTRYGPPSYWRKLGSSRSARDRRDYVARKIAESGGVSMSSARREVLPYLAAMTHHCKNRELTVAMTARYELDAEHVSFVTGSGKDTNKVQDIVADAERLREEAAVEGSGGAFEGARRSTTDEDEAVTEDDPGKETTDGAETEREADDDGDEGEDENDSQSGLGDFM comes from the coding sequence ATGGCCGACTGGACCGAGCGGTACCGCCCCTCCACGCTCGCCGAGGTGCGGGGCAACGACAAGGCCCGCGACGCGCTGCGGGAGTGGGCCGAGAGCTGGGAGGACCACCGGAAGGCGGTCATCCTCCACGGGAGCCCCGGCGTCGGCAAGACCTCGGCGGCCCACGCGCTCGCGAACGACCTGGGCTGGCCGACGATCGAGCTCAACGCCTCGGACCAACGGAAGGCCGACATCGTCAAGCGGATCGCGGGCGAGGCCGCCCGGAGCGGCACCCTCACCGAAGGGAGTGCGGGCCGGCGGCTCGTGATCCTCGACGAGGCCGACAACTTCCACGGCAACGTCGACTACGGCGGCTCGCGGGCGGTCACGGACGTGATCAAGTCGGCAAACCAGCCGGTGGTGCTGATCGCGAACGAGTTCTACGACATGTCCCAGGGCCTGCGGAACTCCTGTGAGACCATCGAGTTCCGCGACGTCTCGAAGCGCTCGATCGTGCCCGTGCTGCGGGACATCTGCCGCCAGGAGGGCATCGAGTTCGAGACGGAAGCGCTGGAAGCGATCGCCGAGAACACGAGCGGGGACCTGCGTTCCGCGGTCAACGACCTCCAGGCGATCGCCGAGACGGAGGATCGCCTCACTGCGGAGGCGGTCGTCACCGGCGAGCGCGACCGTACCAAGGGCATCTTCGACTTCCTCGACGAGGTGATCAAGGAGAAGGGCGCACAGGAGGCGCTGTATGCCTCCTACGACGTCGACGAGACCCCCGACGACCTCATCAACTGGATCGAGGACAACGTTCCCAAGGACTTCGAAGGGGGCGAGCTCGCGGACGCCTACACCGCCCTCGCGCGGGCCGACCGGTGGCTCGGGCGCGTGCGTGCGACGCAGAACTACTCCTACTGGCGCTACGCGGGCGACAACATGACCGCCGGGGTCGCCGCCGCCCGCCGCGAGCCCAAGGGCGGGTGGACCCGCTACGGCCCGCCGAGCTACTGGCGCAAGCTCGGGAGCTCGCGGAGCGCGCGCGACCGGCGGGACTACGTCGCCCGGAAGATCGCCGAGTCAGGTGGGGTGAGCATGTCGAGCGCCCGCCGGGAGGTCCTGCCGTATCTCGCGGCGATGACCCACCACTGCAAGAACCGCGAACTGACGGTCGCGATGACCGCCCGCTACGAACTCGACGCCGAACACGTCTCGTTCGTCACCGGTAGCGGGAAGGACACCAACAAGGTCCAAGATATCGTCGCGGACGCCGAGCGCCTGCGCGAGGAGGCCGCCGTCGAGGGATCGGGAGGTGCCTTTGAGGGCGCGAGGCGGTCGACTACCGACGAGGACGAGGCCGTGACTGAGGATGATCCCGGCAAAGAAACGACCGACGGCGCCGAGACCGAGCGGGAGGCCGACGATGATGGTGACGAAGGTGAGGACGAGAACGACTCCCAGTCCGGGCTCGGCGACTTCATGTGA
- a CDS encoding type II toxin-antitoxin system VapC family toxin encodes MYVETDFLLALIKDDDWLGEAAETVYRDHRDELWTSQLTLIELLLVAYREDRSAERVVANAAGLIDVRGDVETIVTAATYVDDHGFTPFDALHLVESGGETIVSSDEAYDGFARRLDLRADGA; translated from the coding sequence ATGTACGTGGAGACGGACTTCCTGCTCGCGCTCATCAAGGACGACGACTGGCTCGGCGAAGCGGCCGAAACGGTCTATCGCGACCATCGGGACGAACTGTGGACCTCCCAGCTCACGCTCATCGAGCTGCTTCTGGTCGCCTACCGCGAGGACCGCAGCGCCGAGCGAGTCGTGGCCAACGCCGCGGGGCTCATCGACGTGCGTGGCGACGTGGAGACGATCGTCACGGCCGCGACGTACGTCGACGACCACGGCTTCACCCCGTTCGACGCGCTGCACCTCGTCGAGTCCGGAGGAGAGACGATCGTCTCGAGCGACGAGGCCTACGACGGATTCGCCCGACGGCTCGACCTGCGGGCCGACGGGGCGTAG
- a CDS encoding AbrB/MazE/SpoVT family DNA-binding domain-containing protein, which translates to MTESTLDERGRLTLPKELRERYGERYHLVRLPDGIKLIPIADDPLEALREEFDGTDKSAKELRDEARDGAISEAGR; encoded by the coding sequence GTGACCGAATCGACGCTCGACGAACGGGGTCGCCTGACGCTGCCCAAGGAGCTCCGGGAGCGCTACGGCGAGCGCTACCATCTCGTTCGACTCCCGGACGGGATCAAGCTGATCCCGATCGCGGACGATCCACTCGAGGCGCTCCGCGAGGAGTTCGACGGGACCGACAAGAGCGCTAAGGAGCTCCGTGACGAGGCCCGAGACGGGGCGATCTCGGAGGCCGGACGCTGA